The Crocosphaera subtropica ATCC 51142 genome includes a window with the following:
- a CDS encoding NAD(+) kinase, translating into MELKQVIIAYKAGDTQSKQWAQQCARELEALDCKVLMGPSGYKDNPYPVFLSSASEKIDLAIVLGGDGTILAAARQLAPESIPILAVNVGGHLGFLTEPFELFKDTQQVWDRLRSDRYAMLQRMMLEARVCEGDRCSPQSSSDRFYCLNEMCIKPASIDRMPTAILELEVDGEVVDQYQGDGLLVATPTGSTCYTASANGPIIHPGMDAIAVTPICPLSLSSRPIVIPPGSVVDIWPLGDYELNTKLWTDSSLATSIWPGQWISVKMAHCMARFIVLRENYSFYQTLREKLQWAGTRIHFDNNHRVN; encoded by the coding sequence GTGGAACTCAAACAAGTTATCATTGCTTATAAAGCAGGAGACACCCAGAGTAAACAATGGGCGCAACAGTGCGCTAGAGAACTAGAAGCCCTTGATTGTAAAGTATTAATGGGGCCAAGTGGTTATAAAGATAATCCCTATCCCGTGTTTCTTTCCTCCGCTTCAGAAAAAATTGATTTAGCCATTGTTTTAGGGGGAGATGGAACCATTTTAGCTGCTGCCCGACAATTAGCCCCAGAAAGCATTCCTATTTTAGCGGTGAATGTAGGAGGACATTTAGGCTTTTTAACCGAACCTTTTGAATTGTTTAAAGATACCCAACAAGTTTGGGATCGTCTGCGAAGCGATCGCTATGCGATGTTACAGAGGATGATGTTAGAAGCTAGGGTGTGTGAAGGCGATCGCTGTTCCCCTCAGTCGAGTAGCGATCGCTTCTATTGTCTCAACGAAATGTGCATTAAACCGGCTAGTATCGACCGAATGCCCACCGCTATCTTAGAACTAGAAGTCGATGGGGAAGTGGTGGATCAATATCAAGGGGATGGCTTATTAGTGGCGACTCCTACTGGTTCAACCTGTTACACGGCCTCTGCTAATGGGCCTATTATTCACCCTGGAATGGATGCGATCGCTGTTACTCCCATTTGCCCTTTAAGTCTGTCGAGTCGTCCCATTGTTATTCCACCCGGTTCGGTGGTGGATATTTGGCCCCTAGGAGATTATGAATTAAATACTAAATTATGGACTGATAGTTCTTTGGCTACGTCTATTTGGCCCGGTCAATGGATATCAGTAAAAATGGCCCATTGCATGGCTAGGTTTATTGTCTTACGAGAAAATTATTCTTTCTATCAAACCCTACGAGAAAAATTACAATGGGCAGGAACAAGAATTCATTTTGATAATAATCATCGGGTTAATTAG
- a CDS encoding Rieske (2Fe-2S) protein, with protein MSWTKVLTVDDLPMGSRQVVKTGNHNLLLLNHKGQVYAVKNSCPHLKISLKKAKINEDGDLVCPMHRSAFDLTTGAVKEWTPWPPLVGKAMGMISQEKALSVFPVKTEEGSIWVDLTDS; from the coding sequence ATGAGTTGGACAAAAGTGCTTACTGTTGATGACCTGCCGATGGGATCTCGTCAAGTGGTAAAGACCGGAAACCATAACTTATTATTGTTGAATCATAAGGGACAAGTTTATGCGGTAAAAAATAGCTGTCCTCATCTTAAGATTTCCTTGAAAAAAGCTAAAATTAACGAGGATGGTGATTTAGTTTGTCCCATGCACCGTAGTGCTTTTGATCTTACAACAGGGGCGGTAAAAGAGTGGACTCCTTGGCCTCCTTTAGTGGGAAAAGCCATGGGCATGATCTCTCAAGAAAAAGCCTTATCTGTGTTTCCTGTTAAAACAGAAGAGGGAAGTATCTGGGTTGATTTAACCGATAGTTAA
- a CDS encoding alpha-amylase family glycosyl hydrolase, producing MGSLIEFELFAPYNKGATVKGSFSDWSEIEMEKDEKGYFRTKVELEDGVYEYKFRVQSQSPFLDPDEWVEINDPYAKEVSKECTNSLVRVKDGEKVIDTYSWKNDAHSLSSNNSLVIYELFIDKFSDNFQGVINKLDYLSELGINAIELMPVQAFPDGKKWGYTPCYYFATEPTYGSSEDLKRLIDECHGRGIRVLLDCVFNHSDPDASLTQIDYNYWYRKEPKDPENNWGPEFDYQHYDDHLDIKPAWQFIGDVVKFWVEEYHIDGFRYDAANQIDHYEFLDWLSEQARNASGNKPFFNTAEYIPEDPNLAGYNQPMDSCWHESFYQQAIAHICGDHCNLDQLKEVINCQKQGYQGAISAINYISCHDHQSVFSELGDRNIFEEEAFQRAKLGAILLITSIGVPLIWMGNEFGEYDADAESSINWDLLENDSNQTLLKTYKKLIALKTKNNALHTDNIDFIHEDIDNKILVYHRWNNEDSRVVVVLNFSGNSFSDYKIPNFPNSNHWQDYLNDETYEASDNQLILNIGAYEGKILVS from the coding sequence ATGGGAAGTTTAATTGAGTTTGAGTTATTTGCTCCTTATAATAAGGGTGCAACCGTAAAAGGGTCTTTTTCTGATTGGTCAGAGATTGAAATGGAAAAAGACGAAAAGGGTTATTTTCGCACAAAAGTAGAATTAGAAGATGGGGTTTATGAATATAAATTCCGTGTGCAAAGTCAATCTCCTTTTTTAGATCCCGATGAATGGGTAGAAATTAACGATCCTTATGCAAAAGAGGTAAGCAAAGAATGTACTAATAGTCTCGTTCGTGTTAAGGATGGGGAAAAAGTCATTGATACTTATAGTTGGAAAAATGACGCTCATTCCTTATCGAGTAACAATAGTTTAGTCATTTATGAATTATTTATAGATAAATTTTCGGATAATTTTCAAGGGGTTATAAATAAATTAGACTATTTAAGTGAATTAGGCATCAATGCTATAGAATTAATGCCCGTACAAGCCTTTCCTGATGGAAAAAAATGGGGTTATACACCTTGTTATTATTTCGCTACTGAACCGACTTATGGTTCTTCAGAAGACTTAAAACGTTTGATTGATGAATGTCACGGTAGAGGAATTCGTGTTTTACTTGATTGTGTCTTTAATCACTCTGATCCCGACGCATCCTTAACTCAAATTGATTATAATTATTGGTATCGAAAAGAACCCAAAGATCCAGAAAATAACTGGGGGCCAGAATTTGATTATCAACATTATGACGATCATTTAGATATTAAACCAGCTTGGCAATTTATCGGCGATGTGGTTAAGTTTTGGGTTGAAGAATATCATATTGATGGGTTTCGTTACGATGCAGCTAATCAAATTGATCACTACGAATTTTTAGACTGGCTGAGTGAACAAGCCCGAAACGCTTCTGGCAATAAACCCTTTTTTAACACCGCAGAATATATTCCAGAAGATCCTAATTTAGCTGGTTATAATCAACCGATGGATAGTTGTTGGCATGAAAGTTTTTATCAGCAAGCTATTGCTCATATTTGTGGAGATCATTGTAATTTAGACCAGCTAAAAGAAGTGATCAATTGTCAAAAACAAGGTTATCAAGGGGCTATTAGTGCCATTAATTATATTTCTTGTCACGATCATCAATCGGTATTCAGTGAATTAGGCGATCGCAATATTTTTGAAGAAGAAGCCTTTCAAAGAGCCAAGTTAGGGGCTATATTATTGATAACATCCATCGGTGTTCCTTTAATTTGGATGGGCAATGAATTCGGCGAATATGATGCAGATGCAGAATCAAGTATTAATTGGGACTTGTTAGAAAATGATAGCAACCAAACCCTTTTGAAGACTTACAAAAAATTGATTGCCTTAAAAACTAAAAATAATGCCTTACATACCGATAATATCGACTTTATCCACGAAGATATTGACAACAAAATTCTAGTTTATCACCGTTGGAATAACGAAGATTCTCGTGTGGTTGTTGTCCTTAATTTTTCAGGGAATTCTTTTTCAGATTATAAGATTCCTAATTTTCCTAATTCTAACCATTGGCAAGATTATCTAAACGACGAAACTTATGAAGCATCAGACAATCAACTAATTTTGAATATAGGAGCGTACGAAGGTAAAATATTAGTTAGTTGA